A part of Caviibacter abscessus genomic DNA contains:
- a CDS encoding peptidylprolyl isomerase, whose translation MSISAKIITNKGEINLNLMPEISPITVANFVSLINKKFYNDIIFHRVIEDFMIQTGDPTGTGMGGPGYKFTDEFVEGVVFDTPGILAMANAGPNTNGSQIFITHVPTPWLNYHHTIFGKVVSQEDQEVVNSIKQGDKIETIELFGDVDKYLEENEELIKKFNI comes from the coding sequence ATGAGTATAAGTGCAAAAATTATTACAAATAAAGGTGAAATAAATTTAAATTTAATGCCAGAAATTTCTCCTATTACAGTGGCAAATTTTGTGAGTTTAATTAATAAAAAGTTTTATAATGACATAATTTTTCATAGAGTAATAGAAGATTTTATGATACAAACTGGAGATCCAACAGGAACAGGTATGGGAGGACCGGGTTATAAATTTACTGATGAATTTGTTGAAGGTGTAGTTTTTGATACTCCTGGAATACTTGCTATGGCAAATGCAGGTCCTAATACAAATGGTTCACAAATATTTATAACACATGTTCCAACACCTTGGCTTAATTATCATCATACAATTTTTGGAAAAGTTGTATCACAAGAAGATCAAGAAGTTGTAAATAGTATAAAACAAGGCGATAAAATAGAAACAATAGAACTTTTTGGAGATGTAGATAAATATTTAGAAGAAAACGAAGAATTAATTAAAAAGTTCAATATTTAA
- the pdxT gene encoding pyridoxal 5'-phosphate synthase glutaminase subunit PdxT, which translates to MVIGVLALQGAFIEHEQILNKLGVDYFEIRKKSDMQKHMDGIILPGGESTAIGKLLRDLDIYDELKSKIEKGLPAFGTCAGMILLAKKILNDDKVHLAVMDIEVKRNAYGRQLGSFVTRDKFEDVGIVPMVFIRAPYIEKIGENVKIMSTVNGNIVAARQNNILVTSYHPELSDDTSVHKYFIEMIGENK; encoded by the coding sequence ATGGTAATAGGAGTATTAGCATTACAAGGAGCATTTATTGAACATGAACAAATTCTTAATAAATTAGGTGTTGATTACTTTGAAATTCGTAAAAAATCTGATATGCAAAAACATATGGATGGTATAATTTTACCAGGTGGAGAAAGTACAGCAATAGGAAAACTGTTAAGAGATTTAGATATATATGATGAACTAAAATCAAAAATAGAAAAGGGATTACCCGCTTTTGGAACTTGTGCAGGTATGATACTTTTAGCTAAAAAAATATTAAACGACGATAAAGTACATTTAGCAGTTATGGATATTGAAGTTAAAAGAAATGCTTATGGTAGACAATTAGGAAGTTTTGTAACTAGAGATAAATTTGAAGATGTAGGTATTGTTCCTATGGTATTTATCAGAGCTCCTTATATTGAAAAAATAGGAGAAAATGTAAAAATAATGTCAACAGTTAATGGTAATATTGTTGCAGCAAGACAAAATAATATATTAGTTACCTCATATCATCCAGAGTTATCTGATGATACGAGTGTACATAAATATTTTATTGAAATGATTGGAGAAAATAAATGA
- the pdxS gene encoding pyridoxal 5'-phosphate synthase lyase subunit PdxS, which yields MNERYELNKNLAQMLKGGVIMDVSTPEQARIAEKAGAAAVMALERIPADIRAAGGVSRMSDPAMIKSIQEAVSIPVMAKARIGHFVEAQILEAIEIDYIDESEVLSPADDRLHINKRKFNVPFVCGAKDLGEALRRINEGASMIRTKGEPGTGDIIQAVRHIRKMNEDIRRVQSMTEDELYFAAKELQVPYDLVLYVHENGKLPVVNFAAGGVATPADAALMMQLGAEGVFVGSGIFKSGDPEKRAKAIVEAVTNYNDPKILAKISENLGEAMVGINENEIKILMAERGI from the coding sequence ATGAATGAAAGATATGAATTAAATAAAAATTTGGCACAAATGCTAAAAGGTGGAGTTATAATGGACGTTTCTACACCTGAACAAGCAAGAATAGCTGAAAAAGCAGGTGCAGCAGCAGTTATGGCTTTAGAAAGAATACCTGCTGATATACGTGCAGCTGGTGGCGTGTCAAGAATGAGTGACCCTGCTATGATAAAAAGCATACAAGAAGCTGTTAGTATACCTGTAATGGCAAAAGCAAGAATAGGACATTTTGTTGAAGCACAAATATTAGAAGCAATAGAAATTGATTATATTGATGAAAGTGAAGTGTTGTCTCCAGCAGATGACAGATTACATATAAATAAAAGAAAATTTAATGTTCCATTTGTATGTGGTGCAAAAGATTTAGGAGAGGCTTTAAGAAGAATAAATGAAGGAGCTTCAATGATAAGAACAAAAGGAGAACCTGGAACAGGAGATATTATTCAAGCTGTACGTCATATAAGAAAAATGAATGAAGATATTAGAAGAGTTCAATCAATGACTGAAGATGAACTGTATTTTGCAGCAAAAGAATTACAAGTACCATATGATCTAGTTTTATATGTTCATGAAAATGGTAAACTACCTGTTGTTAATTTTGCAGCTGGAGGAGTTGCTACACCTGCTGATGCGGCACTTATGATGCAACTAGGAGCTGAAGGAGTATTTGTAGGTTCTGGAATATTTAAATCAGGTGATCCGGAAAAAAGAGCTAAAGCGATAGTTGAAGCTGTTACGAATTATAATGACCCTAAAATTTTAGCTAAAATATCTGAAAATTTAGGAGAAGCTATGGTTGGAATAAATGAAAATGAAATAAAAATACTTATGGCTGAAAGAGGAATATAA